A portion of the Cryptomeria japonica chromosome 5, Sugi_1.0, whole genome shotgun sequence genome contains these proteins:
- the LOC131875942 gene encoding uncharacterized protein LOC131875942 — protein sequence MGAFGGLAFLWKDMTIDLKLVASTPYWMLALVRSRVSNIKLWLFNVYGPMSIGGKKALWDSLSLTLSPLHGQLVVFGGDFNAISFDDEKCGGILPNKRILEDFSTFILNNDLVDFLPYVGLDHFPVLLSIFDDKAPSHSSFKFKPMWFRDPSFLLILQSWWSVAPYVHGSRMFRFAKNLSYLKLEIKKWNVLHFKNIFSEKAKIREELEALNDRFMNGGMDFATLHKHKSLNSQLEEILSKEEIYWQQKSKDLWLSDGDRNTKFFHASTKLKCQRCRISSIQNSDGVVLTEEPDIVNEGAQFFKSLLPEELSVFSDNFASSIPKLIIDEDNAMLMAPFSIQEVKDVVFSMSPKKAPGPGGFTTLFFQKCWSFLGEDLRLVLEEARCNRTMLRELNSTLIALIPKCENPKSFVDFCPIVLCNILYKIITQAISLKLANLNPKIISVIYSSYDSQIGYDEGPRQGKLAGTIVCAHEIWVWNQMGQMGSGLY from the exons ATGGGGGCTTTTGGGGGTTTGGCCTTCCTTTGGAAGGATATGACTATTGATCTAAAATTGGTTGCTTCTACTCCCTATTGGATGTTGGCTTTGGTTAGAAGTCGTGTTTCGAATATTAAACTCTGGTTgtttaatgtttatggtccaatgTCAATCGGGGGTAAGAAAGCTCTTTGGGATTCCTTATCCCTCACACTATCCCCTCTTCATGGTCAGCTTGTGGTTTTCggaggagattttaatgccatcTCCTTTGATGATGAGAAGTGTGGGGGAATTCTTCCTAATAAGCGTATCTTGGAAGATTTTTCTACTTTCATTTTAAATAATGACCTGGTGGATT TCTTGCCTTATGTTGGCTTGGATCATTTTCCGGTTCTGTTATCCATCTTTGATGACAAAGCCCCTAGTCATTCTTCTTTTAAGTTTAAACCAATGTGGTTTCGTGATCCTTCCTTTTTATTGATTTTACAATCTTGGTGGTCCGTGGCTCCATATGTTCATGGTTCTAGGATGTTTCGGTTTGCTAAAAATCTTTCTTATCTTAAACTAGAAATCAAGAAATGGAATGTTttgcatttcaaaaatattttttctgaGAAGGCTAAGATTCGGGAAGAGCTTGAAGCTCTTAATGATAGGtttatgaatggtggcatggaTTTTGCTACTTTACATAAGCATaagtctttgaattctcagttagaAGAAATCCTTTCCAAAGAAGAAATCTACTGGCAACAAAAATCCAAAGATTTATGGTTAAGTGATGGGGatcgaaataccaaattctttcatgCCTCAACCAAGTTGAAATGCCAACGTTGCAGGATCTCTTCTATTCAGAACTCTGATGGGGTTGTTTTAACTGAAGAGCCAGATATTGTTAATGAGGGTGCTCAGTTTTTTAAGTCTTTGCTTCCAGAAGAGTTATCTGTTTTTAGTGATAATTTTGCCTCTTCCATTCCTAAGCTTATAATAGATGAAGATAATGCAATGCTCATGGCTCCCTTCTCCATTCAAGAAGTCAAAGATGTTGTCTTCTCAATGTCACCAAAGAAGGCTCCTGGTCCTGGTGGTTTTACTACtctcttctttcaaaaatgttggtctTTTCTTGGGGAGGATCTTCGTTTGGTTTTAGAAGAAGCTAGATGTAATAGGACTATGTTAAGAGAGCTTAACTCAACTTTAATTGCTCTTATTCCAAAATGTGAGAATCCTAAGTCCTTTGTGGACTTTTGCCCAATTGTGTTATGCAACATCTTATATAAAATTATTACTCAGGCTATTTCATTAAAACTTGCAAATCTCAATCCTAAAATCATCTCAG TTATCTATTCCAGCTATGATTctcaaattggatatgatgaaggcccACGACAGGGTAAATTGGCAGGCACTATTGTCTGTGCTCACGAAATTTGGGTTTGGAATCAAATGGGTCAAATGGGTTCAGGCTTGTATTAG
- the LOC131076453 gene encoding uncharacterized protein LOC131076453 encodes MLTTNIWTKAGLVNGALGEVVDIVYEYGSKPPDIPAYVITRINNYTGPSWNPTYPKLVPITPISLGNRRQIPLKMMWAIIVHKSQGLTLQKAPIDIGATERQGLTFTAISKVKTLDGLRIEPGFSFERYCKMQNNPYTIIRKQE; translated from the coding sequence ATGCTGACAACCAACATATGGACCAAAGCAGGCCTCGTAAATGGGGCTCTAGGCGAAGTAGTCGACATTGTGTATGAATATGGCTCCAAGCCACCAGACATTCCAGCATATGTAATAACAAGAATTAATAACTATACTGGGCCATCATGGAATCCGACATATCCAAAACTTGTACCAATAACTCCAATATCACTGGGAAATAGAAGACAAATCCCGCTTAAGATGATGTGGGCTATAATAGTCCACAAATCCCAAGGCTTAACACTCCAGAAGGCACCAATTGATATAGGAGCTACTGAAAGGCAAGGCTTGACATTTACAGCCATATCCAAAGTTAAAACATTAGACGGTCTTCGTATAGAACCTGGATTCTCCTTTGAAAGATATTGTAAAATGCAGAACAACCCATATACAATCATTAGGAAGCAAGAATAA
- the LOC131875943 gene encoding uncharacterized protein LOC131875943 produces the protein MDPDIKTAFVDELKKCPLLFSKKDDELIWTNSKSGEYSVKEGYNFLSLDVKRDDLPFKLFWHAACLPKAGAFAWLVVQDRILIGMRLDRLGITVVFPCVRCGGSLESMDHLFLYCPFANHCWYWPFNKFNWRSALSKDLRSHFISWPLLYPSAFYACLWIIAPSILIWRIWLEWNNRIFKKLSSPLHDVLFCIEKLISEIVLAFIYKGSSLHNTYTPLDNWVTKNWATLKTLPLSGAISQPQPLVNRKEVVWLPPSASKVKLNFDGASRGNPAKSAIRIAVSDDRAGIIKAQCQCIAYGTNNVVELHDLSTSLDLLLSLHLLDVVIQGNSQLELFNSFTMVHCFREANKVVDFLANKASDEDIQDLVEVASSSLPPHLV, from the exons ATGGATCCGGATATTAAAACTGCATTTGTGGATGAGCTTAAGAAATGCCCATTACTCTTCTCGAAGAAGGATGATGAGCTCATTTGGACTAATTCAAAATCAGGGGAATATTCAGTCAAAGAAGGATATAATTTTTTGTCTTTAGATGTTAAAAGGGATGATTTGCCATTTAAGCTATTTTGGCATGCTGCATGTTTGCCAAAAGCAGGGGCGTTTGCTTGGTTGGTTGTTCAGGATAGAATTCTTATTGGCATGAGATTAGATAGGTTGGGTattactgtggtttttccttgcGTCAGGTGTGGTGGGTCCCTTGAATCCATGGATCATCTCTTCCTGTATTGTCCCTTTGCTAATCATTGTTGGTATTGGCCTTTTAACAAGTTCAATTGGAGGTCTGCTCTTAGTAAGGACCTTAGATCTCACTTTATAAGTTGGCCCCTGTTATATCCATCTGCATTTTATGCTTGCCTTTGGATAATTGCTCCTTCTATTCTAATTTGGAGAATTTGGCTTGAGTGGAACAATAGGATTTTTAAGAAACTTTCCTCCCCTCTGCATGATGTACTCTTTTGCATAGAGAAGTTGATTTCTGAGATTGTCTTAGCTTTCATCTATAAAGGTTCTAGTCTGCATAATACTTACACTCCTTTGGacaattgggtgaccaaaaattgGGCAACCTTGAAAACACTCCCTTTGAGTGGTGCAATTTCTCAACCACAACCTTTAGTAAATAGAAAGGAAGTGGTTTGGTTGCCACCTTCGGCTTCAAAggttaaattgaactttgatggagcctctcgTGGTAATCCTGCTAAATCTGCCATTAGGATTGCGGTCTCTGATGACAGGGCTGGTATCATAAAAGCTCAATGTCAATGTATTGCCTATGGGACTAACAATGTGGTTGAACTTCATGATCTTTCCACTAGTCTTGATTTGCTTCTTTCATTACATTTGTTGGATGTTGTTATTCAGGGCAATTCTCAG CTTGAGTTGTTTAATTCCTTCACTATGGTGCACTGTTTTAGAGAAGCTAATAAGGTGGTAGACTTCCTGGCTAATAAAGCATCAGATGAGGATATACAAGACTTGGTTGAGGTGGCCTCCAGTTCTTTACCTCCTCATCTGGTTTAA